The window CCAGGTCACGGTATCGACCGTGTCCCATTGCGTTGTCCCTGCAAGCTGATTGCGGAATGCATTCTCGAGTTGCGGAGCGGTAAGTGCGGAGAATGCCGCGTACTGCCCCAGTCCCTCGATCCCACGCACAATCGTCGTCTGGACGATATTGGCGGGGACTTCGAAGCCTGCGCTGGCATCAATGTCGAAGATAGAAGTTTCGGAAGGCGCATCGAGCGGTTGCCAAGGTACTGTTTCCGGATCTGTGCCACCATCACGCAAGGGCAGCACGTTGCGATATGGCAGGATAGGGCGCTCGGTAGGCACCGCAACGCCGGGCAAAGTGCCGTCCATCCAATATGTCTGGCCGTCGATAGTGGCACGCACGAGAACATGATCGAACATGGCAGGGTTCGGCAGAAAATCTTGCAGCCCGTCATCGATACCCGCATTGCTTACCAGCACCGCTTCTGCCGGGATGCCAAGCTCGTCCAGCAAGGAAAGCAGAAGCGCGGTCTTGCCTTTGCAGTCACCCCAACGCCGTTCCCAGGTTTCCTCGGCCGTTGCCGGTGTGAAGGCGCCGGTATCCAGCCCGACATAGATGTAGCGCACCTGCTGAGTGACCAGATCGAGCGCAGCACGCGCCTGCGCCATCTGCCCATCATGATTGCGCGCTATTCGCGCGGCTTCTTCAGCCAGGGGAGATGCCGTGGGTAGCTCTCGCGCTTCTTCGAAAAGGGCGTGAAAACGTGAGGAGACCGATTCCCAACTTTCAAAGTCCGAAAACTGCATGAAGCGCTGGATCTGGAACCGTGGCGGCGCATCGCGAGGAGGTGCGAGCGCTTCCGGATTGTCGGCTTGGATGGTGATTGATCGTCTATCCCGCTGCGCGAAAGGCTCAAGATCGGGAGTCATACGGGTGGTAGGCCGATCATCCTCCTCATCCCAGCTGAGACGGAGGAGAACCCGACCTGGCGATGGATCGGCACTCATAAACAGTGCACCGAAATCGCGATCGGTCAGCGTCGGATTGGCAGTTGGGACCGTATAGGCAAATTCCAGGTCATCGCCTACGCGAAGATCGGGCACGCGCAGCGTTGCGGTCAGCAATCCATCAAGCCGCGCTGCCTCCAACTGGTCTTCCCGCCGGAGAATTTCGAACTCGCTCGTCGGAAGGAGATCCATAACCTCGCCATCGCGGATAATCCGCAGGCGGTGGACCGTCGGTGAACCTGCCGCAGGATTCCATGTCAGTGCAATATTGCCGAGCTGAAGTGCATTGGGATGCAGCAACCGGATATGATTGTGCACGAATGACCATTGCTCGTCGCCATCCAGATGGATTTCCGAATGCTGACGGCGCAGGAAGGCGAGGCCGCTGGCGTCATCGGGCACATCAAGCGCTTCGGTCTCGACCACCCAGTCGGGCATCGGACCGGTCAGAACCGTATCATCCTGCGCAAAAACGGGAGCGGATGTGGAGAGCAGGACTGCGCAAAGCGCCGGGCGAAACGGGTTCCGGTGGGATGTCATTACCCCACCATGCCAGTTTCCCCTTGCGAAACAAGGTGCTGCTGCGGATTTGTAGTGTTACTTCTTCGGCTTCGGCGCTGGTTGGCGCAGGCGGGAGCGGTGCGCGTCCATATCGAGGACTTCGCCGGGCGAATTGTCGTCCTCCTTCTGCAGCAGGCCGAGCCGCTTGGCGACTTCCTGATAGGCTTCGGCTTCACCGCCCAGGTCGCGGCGGAACCGGTCCTTGTCGAGCTTTTCACCGGTGTTGAAATCCCACAGGCGGCAATTGTCCGGGCTGATTTCGTCGGCGAGGATCACGCGGCTGAAATCGCCGTCGAAAATGCGGCCGAATTCCAGTTTGAAGTCGACGAGGCGAATATCGATCGCGGCGAACATGCCGCACATGAAATCATTGATGCGGATCGCCATGGCGGCGATATCCTGCATCTCTTCATGGCTGGCCCAGTTGAACGCTGAAATGTGCTCTTCCGACACCAGCGGATCGCCCAGTGCATCGTCCTTCAGATAGTATTCGATGATGGTGTGCGGAAGCATCTCGCCCTCTTCGATGCCAAGGCGTTTCGAGATCGAACCGGCTGCAACATTGCGCACCACGACTTCCAGCGGAATGATTTCAACCTGCCGCACCAGCTGCTCGCGCATGTTCAGGCGGCGGATGAAATGGGTCGGAATGCCGAGGTGGGCGAGACGCGTAAATACATGCTCGCTGATGCGATTATTGATCACGCCTTTGCCGTTGATCGTGCCACGCTTTTCGGCGTTGAAGGCCGTCGCATCATCCTTGAAATACTGGATGATCGTGCCCGGTTCGGGGCCTTCATACAGGATCTTGGCCTTGCCTTCGTAGATCTGGCGGCGGCGGGACATGGGCGATACCTTTCCAATGCAAAAAGCGAGCGCCCCGGCAGAGCAGAGCGGGTCTGCAAGGGCCGGGGCGCGTTGATGAAGCTACTATACACCGAAGGCGGGGTGAGGGCAATTCTGCCTGACGCTTGCAACAGCGGGCGTAATCGTCCCTAGTATTCGCTGAGACGAACTGGAGTTTCGCATGGAATCGATTGCCGCAGATTTGGAGACGATGCGCCGCGTTCCGCTGGCTGACGATCACGTGGACATGATCCGCGATATCGGGGTCGAGCGGACCTATGACGCAGGCGACATGGTCGTCGAAGTCGGCGATCCGATGGACGAATTCGTTTACGTGCTCGACGGCGAAATCGAGGTCGTCGATCCCTGGTCTGATGAGCGGTTGCTCGAGGCATCGCTTGGACCCACGCAATTCATGGGCGAAATTGCATTCCTCAATCGCGGAAATTGGTTCCTGCCAATGCGTGCGGCGAAGGACACCAGGGTGATCGCGGCACCCCGTGAGGCGATGCTGGAGCTGATGAGCCGCGTGCCAGAGCTTTCCGACCATGTGATCAGCGTGTTTGCTGCGCGCCGCCGTAAGCAATTTGAAATGCAGAATTCCTCGGTGAAGCTGATCGGCGCGGATCAGGATGCGGCAGTCCAGAAAGTCGAAAGCTTCCTGCGCCGCAACCGCATTCCATATGAAAGCTATGACCTGGATGGACGCGATGACGAAGCGATCGAGGTTTGTGAGCTGACCGGCCACTCGCCTGCCGTCATCATAGGTCAGAACGAGGTCATGGACGGCCCGACCCCGCGCAAGGTCGCGCAGCGCTTCGGCCTCGATCTCGATATGTGTTCCGAGACCATTTATGACGTTCTAATCGTTGGTGGCGGACCCGGCGGTGTCGCGGCGGCGGTTTATGCCGGGGCCGAGGGGCTGTGTGCGTTGCTGATCGAGGACACGGCCATCGGCGGGCAGGCGGGCACATCGAGCCGGATCGAGAACTACCTTGGCTTTCCCACCGGCATTTCCGGCTCCGATCTGGTCTATCGCGGAGAAATCCAGGCCATGAAATTCGGCACACGCTTCGCGATGCCGCGTCGGGTCGAAGGGCTGTCGCAGCGCGATGACGGGACGTTCTGCGTGTCGCTCGATGAAGGGACGGAAGTCTGCGCGCGCAGCGTGGTGGTGGCAACCGGCGTACAATATCGGCGCCTTCCGCTCGAAGGGCTGCGCGAACTCGAAGGGGCGGGCATCTATTACGCCGCAACCGATATGGAGGCGCGCTTTTGCCGCAACAGCGATGCAGTCGTGGTCGGCGGCGGCAATTCGGCCGGGCAGGCGGCAATGTATCTCAGCCGCACGGCCAACCACGTCCACTTGGTGGTAAGGGGCGACAGCCTCGCGAGTTCGATGAGCAGTTACCTCACTAGCCGGCTGGAGCATGATCCGAAGATCACCATTCACTACAACACCGAGGTGAGTGATCTGCAGGGCACCAATCGCCTGCGCGGCGTGACATTGGACACACCAGAAGGATCACAAGAGCTAAGCTGCGCTGCCATGTTCATCATGATTGGCGCTGCCCCGAACACCGATTGGTTGAGCGGCCATGTGAAGCTCGATGAGCGCGGGTTTGTATTGACCGGCGCTGGCAATGGCGGCGCGAGCCAGTACGAAACTTCCACACAAGGCATTTTCGCAATCGGCGATGTGCGATCGGGTTCGGTCAAGCGCGTGGCGAGCGCTGTGGGCGAGGGGTCAGTGGTGATCAGCGCCGCGTGGCAGCACGTGGCGAAACTGACCGATTAGCAGGCAAAGAAAAAGGGCGCAGCGATTGCTCGCCGCGCCCCGAATTCTTTCGATTGACTTGGATCAGTCGGCCGGCGGAACGTCTGCGACGTCTGCATAGAGGCCCTGTTCCACAATACCTTCGCGCACGTCTTCAGCGACTTCCGCGTTGTATTCCGAAACGGTCGAGATGACTTCGCCATCCTTGTCGAGCAGCAGAGCAGGCTCGCCCGAACCGGTCGGTGCCATGCGGATGAACACAGGATCCGGATAGAGGTTGT is drawn from Aurantiacibacter sp. MUD61 and contains these coding sequences:
- a CDS encoding DUF3857 domain-containing protein; translation: MTSHRNPFRPALCAVLLSTSAPVFAQDDTVLTGPMPDWVVETEALDVPDDASGLAFLRRQHSEIHLDGDEQWSFVHNHIRLLHPNALQLGNIALTWNPAAGSPTVHRLRIIRDGEVMDLLPTSEFEILRREDQLEAARLDGLLTATLRVPDLRVGDDLEFAYTVPTANPTLTDRDFGALFMSADPSPGRVLLRLSWDEEDDRPTTRMTPDLEPFAQRDRRSITIQADNPEALAPPRDAPPRFQIQRFMQFSDFESWESVSSRFHALFEEARELPTASPLAEEAARIARNHDGQMAQARAALDLVTQQVRYIYVGLDTGAFTPATAEETWERRWGDCKGKTALLLSLLDELGIPAEAVLVSNAGIDDGLQDFLPNPAMFDHVLVRATIDGQTYWMDGTLPGVAVPTERPILPYRNVLPLRDGGTDPETVPWQPLDAPSETSIFDIDASAGFEVPANIVQTTIVRGIEGLGQYAAFSALTAPQLENAFRNQLAGTTQWDTVDTVTWRYDRDEQASVLRITGTGRPDWDSESGGRYDMALPGGGFSPPSRRQRDEGQDQDAPYFNQNNWSCHVTTVRIPDETEPGNWRYNSTFDTNLYGRNYRRMFGLEDRAIRLIRISQITEREIDRDRAERDNERLPDFDNSMGRIFYDPGSNDLGSSWSNRISVPAASEVEWVSDYAACHPDWGYDN
- the purC gene encoding phosphoribosylaminoimidazolesuccinocarboxamide synthase — translated: MSRRRQIYEGKAKILYEGPEPGTIIQYFKDDATAFNAEKRGTINGKGVINNRISEHVFTRLAHLGIPTHFIRRLNMREQLVRQVEIIPLEVVVRNVAAGSISKRLGIEEGEMLPHTIIEYYLKDDALGDPLVSEEHISAFNWASHEEMQDIAAMAIRINDFMCGMFAAIDIRLVDFKLEFGRIFDGDFSRVILADEISPDNCRLWDFNTGEKLDKDRFRRDLGGEAEAYQEVAKRLGLLQKEDDNSPGEVLDMDAHRSRLRQPAPKPKK
- a CDS encoding FAD-dependent oxidoreductase, coding for MESIAADLETMRRVPLADDHVDMIRDIGVERTYDAGDMVVEVGDPMDEFVYVLDGEIEVVDPWSDERLLEASLGPTQFMGEIAFLNRGNWFLPMRAAKDTRVIAAPREAMLELMSRVPELSDHVISVFAARRRKQFEMQNSSVKLIGADQDAAVQKVESFLRRNRIPYESYDLDGRDDEAIEVCELTGHSPAVIIGQNEVMDGPTPRKVAQRFGLDLDMCSETIYDVLIVGGGPGGVAAAVYAGAEGLCALLIEDTAIGGQAGTSSRIENYLGFPTGISGSDLVYRGEIQAMKFGTRFAMPRRVEGLSQRDDGTFCVSLDEGTEVCARSVVVATGVQYRRLPLEGLRELEGAGIYYAATDMEARFCRNSDAVVVGGGNSAGQAAMYLSRTANHVHLVVRGDSLASSMSSYLTSRLEHDPKITIHYNTEVSDLQGTNRLRGVTLDTPEGSQELSCAAMFIMIGAAPNTDWLSGHVKLDERGFVLTGAGNGGASQYETSTQGIFAIGDVRSGSVKRVASAVGEGSVVISAAWQHVAKLTD